The following is a genomic window from Janibacter sp. DB-40.
AACCTCGGCGACATCGATGCCCAGACCATCTCGGGCGCGCTGTCCACCGGCACCCACGGCACCGGCGCGACCCTGCCCGGCCTGACCGGCGCCGTCACCGGGCTGCGGCTGGTCACCCCGGACGGGGAGAGCCGGTGGGTCGACGCGAGCGAGCCGGAGCTCTTCGGTGCCGCCCGCCTGGGGCTCGGTGCGCTCGGCGTCATCACCGAGATCGAGCTGGCCTGCGTACCCGCCTACCGGCTGCGCGCCGTCGAGCGTCCCGACTCCCTCGACGCCGTGCTGCCCCGGATCCAGGAGCACTTCGACGCCCACCGGCACTTCGAGCTCTACTGGTTCCCCGGCACGCGGCGCGTGCAGACCAAGGCCAATGACCTCGTCGGGGACGACGTGGACGAGCCGCTCGCGCCCTGGCGTCGCCGTCTCGACGACGAGTTCCTGGCCAACACCGTCTTCGGCGCCGCGAACCGGTTGCTGGTCAGGGCACCGCGAGCGGTCCTGCCCTTCAACGCGATCGCGGCGCGGGCGCTCACCGGGCGCTCCTACACCGGCCCCTCGCACGAGGTCTTCTGCACGCCGCGCGCGGTGCGCTTCGTCGAGTCCGAGTACGCCGTGCCCAGGGAGGCCGTCGCGGACGTGCTGACCGAGCTCGCGGCCTGGGTGGAGCGGCGGAGGGAGCCGGTCTCCTTCCCCGTCGAGGTGCGGGTCGCTGCCCCGGACGACATCTGGCTGTCGACGGGGTACGAGCGCGCGAATGCCTACATCGCCGTGCACCAGTACCACCGGGGCGATCACCGGGCGTACTTCGCGGCCTTCGAGGACGTCGTCGCCGCGCACGCCGGCCGGCCGCACTGGGGGAAGATG
Proteins encoded in this region:
- a CDS encoding D-arabinono-1,4-lactone oxidase, producing MSTTWTNWAGTVAASPEVLRPRTAGDLAGMVRDTAERGRRVRPVGSGHSFTAIAQPTDLQLSLEHLVGVVSAERGTGRVRVLAGTPLRDLNRALDLLGLAMPNLGDIDAQTISGALSTGTHGTGATLPGLTGAVTGLRLVTPDGESRWVDASEPELFGAARLGLGALGVITEIELACVPAYRLRAVERPDSLDAVLPRIQEHFDAHRHFELYWFPGTRRVQTKANDLVGDDVDEPLAPWRRRLDDEFLANTVFGAANRLLVRAPRAVLPFNAIAARALTGRSYTGPSHEVFCTPRAVRFVESEYAVPREAVADVLTELAAWVERRREPVSFPVEVRVAAPDDIWLSTGYERANAYIAVHQYHRGDHRAYFAAFEDVVAAHAGRPHWGKMHRLGAEELAGLYPRMADFRAVRDRLDPDRVLSNDYLTRVLGD